One Candidatus Regiella endosymbiont of Tuberolachnus salignus genomic window, ACCAGATAAGCAGCCCACAACCCACTATTCTTGCTCCCTAAACTTATCCAATGTGCCGTAAAATCAATACAGTACTCAGAGACTATTCAAAATCTTCTTGAGCTACGCTGAATTGAAAAAAAATCGGTGAAAAAGCGCTGTTTTTTGTCATCAGCAAACTAATACAAGGAATACCATGACTGCTATTCATTTTTCGGAATTTGATCTTAATGACCGTCTAATTAAAGCGTTGAACGATAAAGGTTACCAGCGCCCAACGGCCATTCAGGCAATGGCGATCCATTTTTCGGAATTTGATCTTAATGACCGTCTAATTAAAGCGTTGAACGATAAAGGTTACCAGCGCCCAACGGCCATTCAGGCAATGGCGATCCCAGCGGCGATGGAGGGGCGTGATCTGCTGGGCTCTGCGCCCACAGGTACCGGGAAAACGGCTGCGTTTTTACTGCCGATTTTGCAACACTTATTAGATTTTCCACGTAGGAAATCGGGTCCGCCACGTATTTTGATTTTAACACCCACTCGTGAACTTGCTATGCAAGTTGCTGAACAAGCAAATGAATTAGCAGTAAATACCTCTCTTGCTATAACGACGATCACTGGCGGGGTGGCTTATATGAATCACGCAGAGATATTTACTGAAAATCAAGATATCGTGGTCGCGACTACCGGGCGTTTATTGCAATATATTCAAGAAGAAAATTTTGATTGCCATGCTGTGGAAACGCTCATTCTTGATGAAGCTGATCGTATGCTGGACATGGGGTTTGCGAAAGATATTGAAGCCATCGCCGCTAAAACCTGTTGCCGTAAGCAAACGTTGTTGTTTTCAGCAACCTTAGAAGGTGAAGCGATACGTGAATTTGCGAAACGGATCCTGAAAGATCCGCTAGAGCTAGACGCTGATCCGTCCAGACGAGAACGTAAAAAAATTATTCAATGGTATTACCGTGCTGACGATATTGAGCATAAAAAAGCATTGTTATGCCATTTGTTAACACAGCCGGAGGTAAAAAAATCTATTATTTTTGTCCGTACGTGCGAACGGGTACATGAGTTGGTTGGCTGGTTACGTGAAGCAGACATTCATGCCTGGTATCTTGAGGGAAAAATGATTCAGGCAAAACGAACAGAAGCGGTCATTCGTTTAAATGACGGTCGAATTAATGTATTGGTGGCAACAGATGTGGCTTCTCGCGGATTAGATATTGATGATATTAGCCATGTCTTCAATTTCGATATGCCGCGTACTGCCGATGTTTACTTGCATCGTATTGGCCGTACTGGCCGAGCGGGTCGAAAGGGCACGGCAATTTCTTTGATTGAAAACCATGATTATCTGTTGTTACAAAAGGTAGGGCGTTATCTCAAGGCAGGACGTTATTTCGATGAATCCCTAAAACCGCGTGTGATAGATGAATTACGTCCGAAAAGTAAGGCACCAAGCAAGAAGTTCACAGGTAAACCCTCGAAAGCCGTTTCGGAGAAGCGTAAAGCAAAAAAAGAGGCGGGCAAAGAAAAACCCAAGCAAAAAATACGTCATCGTGATAGCAAAAATATCGGTAAACGACGCCAGCCGACTAAAAAATTAGTAGATATGGATGTTCCTACTAGTTGAATCGCTGATATTTTAGACTTCTTGCCTATACCCAATGAATTTCGAGTTACGGCAAAGCGGCAATCAATCGAATCCCCGAAGTGTATTCCCTTCCGGACGACAGTTTTGCAAGCCGTCTTTTGTCAAAAAAAGGGCTTAAAAAGCGCAAAAAAATTAAAGGAGAGTACTAATGTCGACCGTCCTTACTTGGCACGACGTTATCGGTCAAGAAAAAGAAAAACCTTATTTTCGTGACACTCTGAACTATGTAGCAGCGCAGCGTCATGCGGGTAAAATAATCTATCCTGCCCAAAAAGACGTTTTTAATGCATTTCGTTTTACTCAATTTGCGCATGTCAAGGTCATCATTCTTGGCCAAGATCCTTATCATGGGCCAAATCAAGCACATGGCTTATCCTTTTCGGTGCTACCCGGTGTGCCAGCACCCCCCTCATTAGTGAACATCTATAAGGAATTAGTACAGGATATTGCTGATTTTACCTATCCTGATCACGGTTGTTTACAAAGTTGGGCGGAACAAGGAGTGCTATTACTGAATACGGTATTGACGGTGGAAGCGGGCAAAGCCCATTCTCATGCTCATCTTGGCTGGGAACAGTTTACCGATAGGGTTGTCGCGGCGCTAAATGAACATCGTACCGGGGTTATCTTTTTATTGTGGGGGGCTCATGCGCAAAAAAAAGGCAGTATCATTGATAGAAAGCGCCATTTTGTGTTGCAAGCACCTCATCCATCCCCCTTGTCTGCGCATCGAGGCTTTTTTGGTTGTCGTCATTTTTCGCAAGTAAATCAATTACTGCAACAGCAGAAATTGGCGTCGATACGGTGGCAACCGGAATTAACAGAGTAAAAAAGTCAATGAAAGACACAGACTTCTTGCACAAACTGCCGTGCGTGTCTTGATTTCGCGTCACGAGTTACTATTTTGCAAGAAGTCTAGTGCCTATAGCTAAATCAGTCTCATTTGATTTAAGCGTTGTCGTCGTTTGCCGTACTATTTGTACTGTCTGTGCTCCTCCGCCTTGAATCAAATGAGACTGATTCAGCTTAAGAAAAGAATAAATCTTATGTTTTTTCTTTACTGTCTTTGCTGACGGTGACCATCGCGGGACGTAACAAACGGCCATTCAGCTTATAGCCTTTTTGCATTACCGTCACCACATGGTTGGGTTGATATTCTGAGTCAGCTAAAGCCATCGCCTGGTGCAAATTAGGATCCAGTGGCACGTTAGTATCAGCAATGATTTCAATGCCAAATTTTTTGATCGTATCTTGAAAAGATTTCAGCGTAAGCTCAACCCCTTTAATCATTGCGGCTAATGCGGGATTAGCATGATCGGCTGTTTCCAACGCTTTTTCTAAATTATCCAGGGTAGGTAATAATGCAGTGGTAAATTTGTCCAGCGCGAATTTGTGTGCTTTTTCGATATCGTTTTGAGTTCGACGGAGCATATTAGCGATATCAGCCTGATGACGTGGCTCAGATTCCTTTTCTCTTTTCAAGGCTTCAGCCAATTCGGTTTCCAATGCCGCTAATTTAGCTTCTAATGTGGCGATCCGTGGATCATCGGCAGCATTGTTTTCAGCAACATTGTCTTTTGGACTATCTTTTGTTAGCGGCTCGATGGCGGGTGCATTTTTTTCTTCTACAGTTTTATCGATAGGGGGGTGCTGTTTTTTATTGTCATTCTTCATAGATATCTCCGAGTGTTAGCATTAATCTCGCAACTTTGTTTATTATGGGGATGAAAACAGTGGATTCAAGGGAATTGATAATAGTGTCGGGGAACAAAAATATACCCTTCGCCTTTCAAGTTACGGCGGCGTTGTCAGCGGTCAATCATCCTCTGTCATGTACTATCTGTACACTCCTGGGATTCGATTGATTGCCGCCTTGCCGTAACTCGAAATTCATTGGGTATATATCTATGAGGAAAGAAGCGACAGTGACGAAAAAATTTAATTGTATTGCTATTGTCGGTCAACCGCGTCAGCCGCGTGCATTGGATACTCATAAAATGTTATACCATTGGCTAAAATCTGATTATCCTATTCTTGTAGAAGAGCATATTGCCAAGGAGCCCGATTTAAAAGGTGCTATTGGTGCCAGCCTGGCTGAAATTGGACAACAAGCGGATTTGGCTATCGTCGTTGGTGGTGACGGTAATATGCTGAGAGCCGCTCAAATATTGCATAAATCCGATATTAAAGTTATCGGTATTAACCGAGGAAATCTTGGTTTTTTGACTGATTTAGATCCGGGTAAGGCGCGAGAGCAGCTATCAAAAGTGCTCATTGGTGAATACTCAAGTGAACAACGTTTTTTATTAGAAGTTGAAGTCCGGGACTCCAATCAGCAATATTGCACTCGTACTGCGATCAATGAAGTTGTGCTACATTCCGCTAAAAAAGTACATATGATTAAATTCGAAGTTTATATTGACGATTGTTTCGCTTTTTCTCAACGTTCTGATGGCCTGATTATTGCCACACCCACCGGGTCTACAGCTTATTCACTTTCTGCCGGTGGGCCAATTTTAACATCGACACTGGATGCAATGGTACTAGTGCCTATGTTTCCACATACCCTTTCGGCAAGACCTTTGGTGATGAGTAGTAGCAGTACGATTTACTTAAAAGTTTTGGGTAGTGATTTAGCAATCACTTGTGACGGCCACATTGAACTTCCCATTCAAAAGGATGAAGAAGTAGAGATTTGGATACGCCGTAGCGCGTTTTATCTCGATTTAATTCATCCTAAAAATTATTGTTATTTTAATACGTTAAATAAAAAATTAGGTTGGTCGAAGACATTATTTTGAAAAAGTATCGCGGGTCTTATTGTATACCCTTCGTCAAATTAAAATGATTTGGCTATAAAAATGAGTGATACAGACATGTATTGATATACAGGAGATTTATCATGCTGGCTCAACTAACCATCAATAATTTTGCTATTGTGCGTGAGGTAGCAATTGATTTCCAATCTGGCATGACCGCGATTACCGGGGAAACGGGAGCGGGTAAATCTATTGCTATTGATGCCTTGGGTTTATGCTTAGGATCGCGCTTAGAAGGAAATATGGTTCGATCGGGCGCAACACGGGCTGATATTTGTGCGCGTTTTTCACTTACCGATACCTCTTCTGCTCTAAAATGGTTGCAAGATAATCTTTTAGATAATAATGGTGATGAATGTTTATTACGACGTGCTATAGGTGTCGATGGGCGTTCTCGGGCTTTTATCAATGGCATCGCCGTGCCTGTTTCTCAATTACGTGAATTAGGCCAGTTGCTTATTGAGGTTCATGGCCAACATGCTCACCAGTTATTACTCAAATCTACTCATCAAAAAAAACTTCTCGATGCTTATGCCGATCAATCCGTATTATTAGCCAAGATGCGAGAGGTTTACTCTACCTGGCAACAAAGCCGTCAAGCATTGGCACAGCATCAGCAACGAACCCTTGAGCTAAGCTCTCGCCAGCAACTGTTGCAGTATCACCTCCAAGAATTAAATGCCCTTGCGCCGCAGGCGGGGAAATATGAACAGATAGATAAAGAATACAAACGTTTAGCTGATCGCGAACAATTGTTATTAATGAGCCAACAAGCATTGCAACTGCTCTCGGAAGGCGAACAACAAAATATTTTGCGTCAACTTAATGTCGTTAAGGAAAAAATAACTGAATTGGAGGGAATGGATAGCCATTTTCAAGATATGCTAAGCATGCTCGATGAAGCTAATATTCGAATTAATGAGATCAGTGGTGAACTGAGTCGTTATATTCAACAATTGGATGTAAAACCGAGTCGGTTATCTGATCTGGAACAACAGTTATCAAGTCAATTTAATTTAGCCCGCAAACATCGTATTGAGCCTGAAAAACTACCACAATTCCATCAACAATTATTAGAAGAAGAGCAATTTTTGGCGCAACAAGAGCAGGCTCATGAACAATTGAGCCAACAGGTCAATATCTGTTATCAAAATGCGTTAGCAATGGCCGATCAATTACATCAAAAACGGCAATATTATGCGCAGGAATTAGCAGCTTTAGTGACAAAAAGGATACAGCAACTGGCTATGCCGCATGGTCAATTTACTATTACGACATTTTTTGAACCAGAGCACCTGTGTGTTGATGGAGCCAGTCGTATTGAATTTGGTATTACAACAAACCCCGGTCAGCCATTACAGCCATTAAATAAAGTCGCTTCGGGAGGAGAGCTCTCACGTATCGCATTAGCGATTCAGGTTGCTATCGCACGTAAAATGGAGACCCCAACATTAATTTTTGATGAAATAGATGTGGGTATTAGCGGCCCAACGGCGGCAATCGTAGGACGCTTATTACGTCAATTAGGTGAATTCACTCAGGTGATGTGTGTCACTCATTTGCCACAAGTTGCGGGTTGTGGTCATCAACATTTTTTTGTTAGTAAACAAACTGATGGTATGGGAACTGAAATTAGAATGGATAAACTGGATAACAAAGATAGATTGCAAGAGCTCGCGCGTCTGCTGGGTGGCGGAGAAATCACAAAAAATACATTAGCCAATGCAAAAGAATTATTGGCGGTCTAATGCAAATTTTTATTTGTAAAAGGAGACGTAAGCAAAGGTTTTAAACTAGGATAAGCTCTATTATGATCTTCTATACCCTTTGTCTTTGAAGTTGCCGCTAGGCGGCCAGGGAGTGAGACCCGATGAGCGTAGACCTACTACGTGATTCGGGTGAGAACCCGCAGCCAACAACGCGGCAGCTTCAAAGACGAA contains:
- the srmB gene encoding ATP-dependent RNA helicase SrmB, translating into MAIHFSEFDLNDRLIKALNDKGYQRPTAIQAMAIPAAMEGRDLLGSAPTGTGKTAAFLLPILQHLLDFPRRKSGPPRILILTPTRELAMQVAEQANELAVNTSLAITTITGGVAYMNHAEIFTENQDIVVATTGRLLQYIQEENFDCHAVETLILDEADRMLDMGFAKDIEAIAAKTCCRKQTLLFSATLEGEAIREFAKRILKDPLELDADPSRRERKKIIQWYYRADDIEHKKALLCHLLTQPEVKKSIIFVRTCERVHELVGWLREADIHAWYLEGKMIQAKRTEAVIRLNDGRINVLVATDVASRGLDIDDISHVFNFDMPRTADVYLHRIGRTGRAGRKGTAISLIENHDYLLLQKVGRYLKAGRYFDESLKPRVIDELRPKSKAPSKKFTGKPSKAVSEKRKAKKEAGKEKPKQKIRHRDSKNIGKRRQPTKKLVDMDVPTS
- the grpE gene encoding nucleotide exchange factor GrpE — protein: MKNDNKKQHPPIDKTVEEKNAPAIEPLTKDSPKDNVAENNAADDPRIATLEAKLAALETELAEALKREKESEPRHQADIANMLRRTQNDIEKAHKFALDKFTTALLPTLDNLEKALETADHANPALAAMIKGVELTLKSFQDTIKKFGIEIIADTNVPLDPNLHQAMALADSEYQPNHVVTVMQKGYKLNGRLLRPAMVTVSKDSKEKT
- the recN gene encoding DNA repair protein RecN, whose product is MLAQLTINNFAIVREVAIDFQSGMTAITGETGAGKSIAIDALGLCLGSRLEGNMVRSGATRADICARFSLTDTSSALKWLQDNLLDNNGDECLLRRAIGVDGRSRAFINGIAVPVSQLRELGQLLIEVHGQHAHQLLLKSTHQKKLLDAYADQSVLLAKMREVYSTWQQSRQALAQHQQRTLELSSRQQLLQYHLQELNALAPQAGKYEQIDKEYKRLADREQLLLMSQQALQLLSEGEQQNILRQLNVVKEKITELEGMDSHFQDMLSMLDEANIRINEISGELSRYIQQLDVKPSRLSDLEQQLSSQFNLARKHRIEPEKLPQFHQQLLEEEQFLAQQEQAHEQLSQQVNICYQNALAMADQLHQKRQYYAQELAALVTKRIQQLAMPHGQFTITTFFEPEHLCVDGASRIEFGITTNPGQPLQPLNKVASGGELSRIALAIQVAIARKMETPTLIFDEIDVGISGPTAAIVGRLLRQLGEFTQVMCVTHLPQVAGCGHQHFFVSKQTDGMGTEIRMDKLDNKDRLQELARLLGGGEITKNTLANAKELLAV
- the nadK gene encoding NAD(+) kinase codes for the protein MRKEATVTKKFNCIAIVGQPRQPRALDTHKMLYHWLKSDYPILVEEHIAKEPDLKGAIGASLAEIGQQADLAIVVGGDGNMLRAAQILHKSDIKVIGINRGNLGFLTDLDPGKAREQLSKVLIGEYSSEQRFLLEVEVRDSNQQYCTRTAINEVVLHSAKKVHMIKFEVYIDDCFAFSQRSDGLIIATPTGSTAYSLSAGGPILTSTLDAMVLVPMFPHTLSARPLVMSSSSTIYLKVLGSDLAITCDGHIELPIQKDEEVEIWIRRSAFYLDLIHPKNYCYFNTLNKKLGWSKTLF
- the ung gene encoding uracil-DNA glycosylase, which gives rise to MSTVLTWHDVIGQEKEKPYFRDTLNYVAAQRHAGKIIYPAQKDVFNAFRFTQFAHVKVIILGQDPYHGPNQAHGLSFSVLPGVPAPPSLVNIYKELVQDIADFTYPDHGCLQSWAEQGVLLLNTVLTVEAGKAHSHAHLGWEQFTDRVVAALNEHRTGVIFLLWGAHAQKKGSIIDRKRHFVLQAPHPSPLSAHRGFFGCRHFSQVNQLLQQQKLASIRWQPELTE